The DNA window TGGTGCTCAGCGCCGTGGTGCTGCCGCTGACGTACCTGCCGATCCTGGTGGTGGCGAACGACCGCAACTACCTCGGTGACCGGGTCAACGGGTGGTGGACGAACCTGCTCGGGGCGCTGTTCCTGCTGCTCATCGTCGCCGCCTCGGTGGCGGCGCTCCCGTTGGCGATCATCACGAGGATGGGGCGATGAGGATCCAGCTCGCCAAGCAGTTGCTCGACCGGCAGATCGTCGACGTCGACGGCCGGTTGGTCGGGCGGGTCGACGACATCGCGTTCGCCGTCGACGAGGACGGCTACCCGTACGTGGACTGCCTGCTCACCGGGCAGGAGGCGCTCGGGCAGCGGATCGGGGGCCGGATCGGGCGGCTGCTGGTGGCCGTCGCCGACCGGTTCACCGACGACCCGCCGGTGCCTCCGCTGCGGGTCGCGCTCACCCAGGTCGACCGGGTCGACAGCGTGGTGTGGCTGCGCTGCCCGGCGGCGGACCTGCCGCCCTCGCCGGTGGAGTCCTGGCTGCGCCGGCACCTGATCGACCGGATTCCCGGAGCGGGCCGTGCGAGCGGGTGAGCTGCTCGGCCGGACCGCGTACGACCTGCACGGGCGGCGGTTGGGCCGGGTCGTCGACGTGGTGGTGCGGGGCGGCTGGCCACCGGAGCGGCTGCGGATCACCGACGTGATCGTCGCCGGCCACTGGTGGACCCGGGTCACGAGCCGGCTGATCGGGCCGGAGCGGCATCCG is part of the Micromonospora halotolerans genome and encodes:
- a CDS encoding PRC-barrel domain containing protein, producing the protein MRAGELLGRTAYDLHGRRLGRVVDVVVRGGWPPERLRITDVIVAGHWWTRVTSRLIGPERHPSGPWLLRAIARVLGRSTLQVPADSVQLLPPVSGFPFGPPAGRR